From Paenibacillus sp. V4I7, one genomic window encodes:
- a CDS encoding 2-oxo acid dehydrogenase subunit E2, protein MQSNSENPHAWMMIEVDVSNLVVLRQELKDTFMRREGLPLSLSPFVLKPIVNALKEFPMLNSSWQSGSILFKKDINLSIVVANADDTLVTPVIYHADRKSIAGIAIEMVELVMRARSGSLLPSDFVEGSFTFSNTGSVGSLLSCPIIHNPQAAILTFESIVRKPVVIQEMIAIRSIANLCLSYDHRIVDGLICSRFMQRVKYYLEQYDQETIIY, encoded by the coding sequence ATGCAGAGTAACTCTGAGAATCCCCATGCTTGGATGATGATCGAAGTGGATGTCAGTAACCTCGTCGTCTTGCGGCAAGAGTTGAAAGACACCTTTATGCGTAGAGAGGGCCTCCCGCTTTCGCTTAGCCCGTTCGTATTGAAACCGATCGTGAATGCCTTGAAGGAGTTCCCCATGCTGAATTCAAGCTGGCAATCGGGCAGCATTCTTTTCAAAAAAGATATCAACCTATCCATAGTTGTTGCTAATGCCGACGATACCCTCGTAACACCTGTGATTTATCATGCGGATCGTAAATCCATAGCAGGAATCGCGATTGAGATGGTTGAGTTGGTCATGAGGGCGCGAAGTGGTTCCTTGCTGCCTTCCGATTTCGTTGAGGGTTCATTTACATTTAGTAACACCGGCTCGGTAGGATCCTTGCTTTCCTGTCCAATCATTCATAATCCGCAGGCGGCCATACTGACTTTTGAGTCCATCGTACGTAAGCCCGTAGTCATTCAGGAAATGATTGCGATCCGATCGATAGCCAACCTTTGCCTTTCCTATGATCACCGGATTGTAGACGGGTTGATTTGCAGCCGGTTCATGCAGCGGGTTAAGTATTATTTGGAACAATATGATCAAGAAACGATCATTTATTGA
- a CDS encoding alpha-ketoacid dehydrogenase subunit beta codes for MPILTYLEAIRRAMIEEMERDEHVFVLGEDIGKGGVLNATKGMRDRFGELRVLDTPLSESAIVGVAIGAAMVGMRPIAEIQFADFIFPAANQIISEAAKIRYRSNNDWHCPIVIRAPYGATGGGGLYHSQCPESVFFGTPGLKIVAPSTAYDAKGLLKAAVRDEDPVLFFEHKKCYLSISDEVPEEDYTVPIGKAAIRREGTDITVIAYGLSVHYAIKAAFELEQEGISTEVLDLRTLHPLDKPAIYEAAAKTGKILIVHEDNKTGGIGAEISALIAEHLLYELDAPIMRCCPPDIPPVGMAPTLEKFYLPNVDIVKEAMRQLAEI; via the coding sequence ATGCCAATCTTAACGTACTTGGAGGCCATTCGCCGTGCGATGATAGAAGAGATGGAACGCGATGAGCATGTTTTTGTGCTCGGAGAGGATATTGGGAAGGGCGGCGTTTTGAATGCGACGAAAGGCATGCGCGATCGGTTCGGTGAATTGAGAGTTCTTGACACGCCTCTCTCTGAATCTGCCATTGTGGGTGTCGCGATTGGAGCTGCTATGGTCGGTATGAGGCCGATAGCTGAGATTCAATTTGCTGATTTTATTTTCCCAGCGGCTAATCAAATCATAAGTGAGGCAGCGAAAATTCGGTATCGATCGAACAACGACTGGCATTGTCCGATCGTTATTCGCGCACCTTACGGCGCGACAGGCGGAGGCGGATTATATCACTCACAGTGTCCGGAATCCGTCTTTTTTGGCACGCCAGGACTCAAGATTGTTGCGCCGTCTACCGCATATGATGCCAAAGGTTTGCTGAAAGCAGCAGTGCGGGACGAGGATCCTGTCCTTTTTTTCGAACATAAGAAATGCTATCTTTCGATATCAGATGAAGTACCTGAAGAAGATTACACCGTCCCAATTGGCAAGGCAGCCATAAGGCGCGAGGGTACGGATATCACTGTGATTGCCTACGGTTTGTCGGTACATTATGCGATAAAAGCTGCGTTTGAGCTGGAGCAAGAAGGAATTAGTACTGAGGTATTGGATTTGCGGACGCTTCATCCACTCGATAAACCTGCCATTTATGAGGCGGCAGCCAAAACCGGTAAAATATTGATCGTACACGAAGATAATAAAACAGGTGGCATTGGTGCTGAAATATCAGCTCTAATAGCGGAACATCTGTTGTACGAGTTGGATGCACCTATTATGAGATGCTGCCCTCCCGATATTCCCCCTGTTGGCATGGCGCCAACCTTAGAGAAGTTTTACCTGCCGAATGTCGACATCGTCAAAGAAGCCATGCGCCAATTAGCGGAAATCTGA
- a CDS encoding thiamine pyrophosphate-dependent dehydrogenase E1 component subunit alpha, producing MSSQQVTKHQQLGLTDEQVLKMYTFMLKARKFDERATLLQRSGKTAFHISSVGQEATQVAAAFALNKQHDYFLPYYRDYAFVLTVGMTVRELMLAALFKAEDVNGGRQMPGHFGYKKHHIVSGSSPVATQTLHAVGIALTAMMRKEDHVAFVSFGEGASNQGDVHEAFNFAGVFKLPVIFLCENNQYAISIPAHRQVAGRVVDRASGYGFPGQRVDGNDTLEVYRAVKEARERAIRGYGPTLIEAMLYRIPPHSTADDDMLYRTKEEVEYHKEQDGLQRFRRYLIECGVMSEEIEQVLNESVTKEVNEATKYAEKAPYPAPEDVLRHVYAEDGGDA from the coding sequence ATGTCTTCTCAGCAGGTTACTAAGCATCAACAGCTCGGTTTAACCGATGAACAGGTGCTGAAGATGTATACCTTCATGCTCAAAGCGAGAAAGTTTGACGAGCGAGCAACACTTCTTCAACGGTCAGGTAAAACAGCCTTTCATATCTCTAGTGTTGGTCAAGAGGCGACCCAAGTAGCAGCGGCGTTCGCATTAAATAAGCAGCATGACTATTTTCTGCCTTATTACAGGGATTATGCCTTTGTCTTAACGGTGGGCATGACGGTACGAGAACTCATGCTGGCAGCCTTATTCAAAGCTGAGGACGTTAACGGAGGCAGGCAAATGCCTGGGCATTTTGGCTATAAAAAGCATCATATCGTTTCAGGATCAAGTCCGGTTGCCACGCAGACCCTACACGCTGTCGGCATCGCACTGACGGCTATGATGAGGAAGGAAGATCATGTCGCTTTCGTCAGCTTTGGTGAAGGGGCGAGTAACCAAGGGGATGTGCACGAAGCGTTCAATTTTGCCGGTGTATTTAAGCTGCCTGTTATCTTCTTATGCGAAAATAACCAGTATGCCATTTCCATTCCTGCACACAGACAAGTAGCCGGGCGCGTTGTTGATCGTGCCTCAGGCTATGGCTTCCCAGGTCAGCGTGTTGACGGCAATGACACTCTGGAGGTGTATCGCGCGGTCAAAGAAGCGAGGGAGCGTGCCATTCGCGGGTATGGACCGACATTGATTGAAGCGATGCTTTATCGGATCCCGCCGCATTCCACTGCGGATGACGATATGCTGTACCGAACGAAAGAAGAGGTGGAATACCATAAGGAGCAGGACGGCTTGCAGCGGTTTCGTCGTTATTTGATCGAATGCGGCGTTATGTCAGAAGAGATCGAACAAGTGCTGAATGAGAGTGTTACAAAAGAAGTGAATGAAGCAACGAAATATGCAGAAAAAGCCCCTTATCCGGCCCCTGAGGATGTATTAAGACATGTTTATGCGGAAGATGGGGGTGATGCTTAG